In Haematobia irritans isolate KBUSLIRL chromosome 1, ASM5000362v1, whole genome shotgun sequence, a genomic segment contains:
- the polybromo gene encoding protein polybromo produces MLSSRKRRASSISSKNDDETMQMDDSTPEKSPVLTTASNSMSTMASVRKKRKLDPSEMCQSLYDSIRNIKKEDGSMLCDTFIRAPKRRQEPSYYDVVNNPIDLLKIQQKLKTDAYDELDDLVQDFELLVNNAKAFYKADTLEHQDAVALWQFVLVNKQKLLDSLNMTEDEPKNKRGRRRLTCTAEDESKDDEMNMYEELFASVMTSVDNTMNDRPLHRMFLLLPSKKMYPDYYDVIEHPIDLRLIATKIQTNAYSNLQEMEKDLLQMTKNACQFNEPGSQIYKDAKTLKKIFTQRRLELETGKVKPTKRPKSVTSAAIAALKEEVDSSDDEETNKKGEGPMWALFDHLYNAPGFSEHPGATGPPLGTSLWKLPIRRFHPEYFELIKRPISMCQIQTKLNKGEYANISDLTADLYLMLDNAKKAYPPNHRTHKDAVKMLKLMNTKLVEDAPDQDTSEMEDDEEDEDGDEDEAEGDQTVVASTEPTPEKKKKGRPRLNTSINTSLLNNTVVSTPKPQRMPITAPLKKKVLSLHKYLLDFSLGTRKPIDLFMEKPPRKIYPDYYDIIQNPIDMNTIENNIRGEKYRDVEDVVADYRLMFANCRQYNEEGSNIYEDANVLEKALNEKLIKEFPGLNEIKKPLQKLTKCGRKRTSTMPMSEKLWQFYESIRDYQEPKGKRQLSLIFSKLPSKADYPDYYDIIKEPMDMERIANKLKQGLYETVDDLAADFLLMLENSCKYNEPDSQIYKDALVLQQLTLQLKQSLRNVGDTVPDVGLAVQELLLTMFSAVYNHQDEAGRCYSDSLLELPEYDENPGEPKVRGISLDVVKRRLYKGVYKRMDTFQEDVFACFERARKLSRTDSDIFQDSIELQTFFIKKRDEVCRDTLSTPALNYTVDKLLAEVELLRQQKSSQEEQDQDDKEDVVRTATQGESMTYNQKVFSPGDFVYFQHNDHKLPSIAYIERLWTTEDNIKMMFGTIFLSPHETYHVQTRKFFEKEVFKSNVSQNIPMERVMGKCYVMHIKDFIKAQPENFDEKDVFVCESRYHVRCRSFKKLKNWLYVRENDPVKFIPRSKPIEIKRVMSVFKERVEKHKGELEELKMQECLVEKEKPNVPCDPPPMAEPNAIYYQQFNTICSGVVKTGDFVYVATQGGKQSIAQIHHIWEQNGKFYFKGPWLLTPSEITPTQPPLGKQFYRQELILSTAEETSPVISIVGRCAVLEYQEYITSRPTEVVESDVYICESTYDELVTKSLRKFNSPNSIRKFRHSPEVTQDEILYFKMPIKPSKEVKNADLNDSLGIMEDSMDGNPPSVSSDIATTSSPAPSVSSTPLSSKKTKTTKKSLTGYILYSSEHRKGICTANPDASFGDISRMVGNEWKNLPSSVKQSWEDRAQRINEETNARRELMEETLAMNNNCASPAPPPEPQQPVLTYECLWDKCDFQFEDSVDCMEHCLADNTGHVQRSAQATETEYYCQWRNCIRIKKSLQAFPSLTRLIKHVREVHLPKSGKVIHVHERSKNYVPRKAKPNHNMTTQQMSTSMNNTMIPNMNHSPRGNVTAGGGIDPTPFQYHHPQIYAPPPEPLFVTVPPRPQRVLHSEAYIKYISSLQGTTHQQNVQNSSNWKRALTPVTPAEITKPKNLMPSQWLGKYASSNLDDVVKSLCHMRNYMMNDVLQIQRAFNTF; encoded by the exons ATGTTAAGCAGCCGAAAAAGACGTGCCAGTTCTATTAGCAGTAAGAATGACGACGAGACAATGCAAATGGACGATTCCACGCCGGAAAAATCACCGGTATTGACAACTGCATCAAATTCCATGTCGACAATGGCCTCGGtgagaaagaaaagaaaattggaTCCAAGTGAAATGTGTCAATCGTTGTACGACTCCATACGTAACATTAAAAAAGAAGATGGCTCCATGTTGTGTGACACGTTCATAAGAGCTCCAAAGAGACGCCAAGAGCCTTCATATTACGATGTGGTTAATAATCCCATTGATTTgctaaaaatacaacaaaaactcAAAACAGATGCCTATGACGAGTTGGATGATCTTGTCCAAGATTTCGAATTGTTAGTTAATAATGCCAAAGCCTTTTACAAGGCTGATACTCTGGAGCATCAAGATGCCGTTGCCTTGTGGCAATTTGTTCTGGTCAATAAGCAAAAACTTTTGGATTCTTTGAACATGACCGAGGATGAACCCAAAAACAAGAGGGGAAGAAGACGTTTGACGTGCACGGCCGAGGATGAGTCCAAGGATGATGAAATGAATATGTATGAAGAGTTATTTGCCTCAGTTATGACCTCTGTGGACAACACTATGAACGACAGGCCTTTGCATCGAATGTTCTTGCTTTTGCCATCGAAAAAAATGTATCCAGACTATTATGATGTCATAGAACATCCCATTGACTTGAGACTTATAGCCACAAAGATCCAAACAAATGCCTATTCAAACTTACAGGAGATGGAAAAGGATTTGCTACAAATGACCAAGAATGCTTGTCAATTTAATGAACCCGGTTCGCAAATCTACAAAGATGCCAAGACTTTGAAAAAGATATTTACACAAAGACGTTTGGAGCTGGAGACTGGAAAAGTTAAACCCACAAAGAGGCCAAAGTCTGTAACGAGTGCTGCTATTGCAGCCCTAAAGGAAGAAGTCGATAGTTCGGATGATGAAGAGACAAACAAAAAAGGCGAAGGTCCCATGTGGGCCCTATTCGATCATTTGTACAATGCCCCGGGCTTTTCAGAACATCCGGGAGCCACTGGTCCGCCCTTGGGCACTTCTTTGTGGAAATTACCTATTCGAAGATTTCACCCAGAGTATTTTGAACTTATCAAACGACCCATTTCTATGTGTCAAATCCAAACTAAGCTCAACAAAGGAGAATATGCAAATATTAGTGATCTTACGGCAGATTTGTACCTAATGCTTGACAATGCCAAAAAGGCCTATCCTCCAAATCATAGGACTCACAAAGATGCAGTAAAAATGTTAAAGCTAATGAATACCAAATTGGTAGAGGATGCACCAGATCAAGATACCAGCGAAATGGAGGATGATGAAGAAGACGAGGACGGCGATGAAGATGAGGCCGAAGGTGACCAAACTGTTGTCGCTTCGACAGAACCCACCCCGGAGAAGAAAAAGAAGGGACGTCCCCGTCTCAATACATCAATCAATACATCACTCTTGAACAACACAGTGGTTAGTACGCCGAAACCTCAACGTATGCCTATTACAGCCCCCCTAAAGAAGAAAGTATTGTCTCTGCATAAATATCTGCTGGATTTCTCCTTGGGTACACGTAAACCTATTGATTTGTTCATGGAAAAGCCACCACGAAAAATCTATCCCGACTATTATGATATTATACAGAATCCCATTGATATGAATACAATTGAGAATAATATACGAGGCGAGAAATATCGGGATGTTGAGGATGTGGTAGCCGATTATCGTCTAATGTTTGCCAATTGCCGTCAATACAATGAAGAAG GTTCAAATATCTATGAAGATGCGAATGTTCTCGAGAAGGCtctcaatgaaaaacttattaaagAATTCCCAGGCCTAAATGAAATTAAGAAGCCTTTACAAAAACTTACTAAATGCGGTAGAAAACGAACAAGTACCATGCCAATGAGTGAAAAGTTATGGCAATTCTACGAATCGATTCGTGACTATCAAGAGCCTAAGGGCAAACGTCAGCTATCGTTGATTTTCTCCAAGTTACCTTCGAAAGCCGATTATCCTGATTACTATGACATTATTAAGGAACCCATGGATATGGAAAgaattgcaaataaattaaaacaaggtcTCTACGAAACAGTTGATGATTTGGCCGCCGATTTTTTGCTTATGTTGGAGAATTCTTGCAAATACAATGAACCAGATTCCCAAATCTATAAGGATGCTCTGGTTTTGCAGCAACTGACAttgcaattaaaacaaagtctaCGAAATGTTGGTGATACCGTACCCGATGTTGGATTAGCTGTACAAGAACTATTACTCACCATGTTCTCGGCGGTATACAATCATCAGGATGAGGCTGGTCGTTGCTATTCCGATTCTCTTTTGGAATTGCCGGAATATGATGAAAACCCTGGAGAACCGAAAGTCCGGGGCATTTCATTGGATGTTGTCAAGAGACGTCTGTATAAGGGTGTTTACAAACGTATGGATACATTTCAGGAAGATGTCTTTGCTTGTTTCGAGCGGGCACGTAAACTATCGCGAACCGATTCCGATATATTCCAGGATTCAATagaattgcaaacatttttcataaagaaaCGCGATGAAGTGTGTCGTGATACCTTGAGTACCCCAGCCCTTAACTACACCGTGGACAAACTGCTTGCCGAGGTTGAACTATTGCGACAACAAAAATCTTCACAGGAGGAACAAGATCAAGATGACAAAGAGGATGTTGTAAGAACCGCTACCCAGGGCGAAAGTATGACCTATAATCAGAAAGTTTTCTCGCCCGGAGATTTTGTTTACTTCCAACATAATGATCATAAGTTACCCAGTATTGCTTACATTGAGAGGCTATGGACCACAGAAGACAATATCAAAATGATGTTTGGTACCATTTTCCTAAGCCCCCATGAGACATATCACGTGCAAACAAGAAAATTCTTCGAAAAAGAAGTCTTTAAAAGCAATGTCTCTCAGAATATACCCATGGAGAGGGTAATGGGCAAATGCTATGTCATGCACATTAAGGACTTCATAAAAGCCCAacccgaaaattttgacgagAAAGATGTCTTTGTGTGTGAATCACGATACCATGTACGCTGTAGGTCTtttaaaaaactgaaaaattggCTCTATGTAAGGGAAAATGATCCGGTGAAATTTATACCACGCAGCAAGCCCATTGAAATAAAACGTGTGATGTCTGTCTTTAAGGAGAGAGTAGAGAAGCATAAGGGTGAATTGGAGGAATTgaaaatgcaagaatgtctgGTTGAGAAAGAAAAACCCAACGTTCCCTGTGACCCACCGCCCATGGCGGAACCCAATGCAATTTACTATCAACAATTCAATACCATTTGCAGTGGTGTGGTAAAAACCGGGGACTTTGTTTATGTGGCCACTCAAGGTGGCAAACAGTCAATTGCTCAAATCCATCATATTTGGGAACAGAATggcaagttttatttcaaagggCCATGGCTGTTAACACCCAGCGAAATAACACCAACACAACCGCCTCTAGGCAAACAATTTTACAGGCAAGAGTTGATTTTGTCCACCGCTGAGGAGACAAGCCCTGTTATTAGTATAGTGGGACGTTGTGCCGTCTTGGAATATCAAGAGTACATCACTAGCCGTCCCACTGAAGTTGTTGAGAGTGATGTTTACATCTGTGAGTCCACTTACGATGAACTCGTTACGAAATCTTTGCGTAAATTCAATTCACCCAATTCGATAAGGAAATTCCGCCACAGCCCGGAAGTTACCCAGGATGAGATTCTCTATTTTAAGATGCCCATTAAACCTTCCAAAGAAGTTAAAAATGCCGATTTAAATGATAGTCTTGGAATCATGGAAGATTCCATGGATGGTAATCCACCATCGGTTAGTTCGGATATTGCTACAACATCATCGCCTGCCCCATCAGTGTCCTCAACACCGCTGTCATCGAAGAAAACTAAAACAACTAAGAAATCTCTTACGGGCTATATTTTGTATTCCAGTGAGCATAGGAAGG GAATATGTACTGCAAATCCAGATGCCTCTTTTGGCGATATATCGCGTATGGTGGGCAACGAATGGAAAAACTTACCATCCAGTGTTAAACAAAGTTGGGAAGATCGGGCTCAGCGCATTAATGAAGAAACCAATGCTCGGCGAGAGCTTATGGAAGAGACTCTGGCCATGAATAATAACTGTGCAAGTCCTGCACCTCCACCGGAACCGCAACAACCAGTTCTAACCTATGAATGTCTTTGGGATAAATGtgattttcaatttgaagaTTCAGTTGATTGTATGGAACATTGTCTGGCCGATAATACAGGGCATGTTCAACGATCGGCCCAAGCCACAGAAACCGAATACTATTGTCAATGGCGTAATTGTATACGCATAAAGAAGAGCCTACAGGCTTTCCCCTCACTGACCAGACTCATCAAACATGTGCGTGAGGTGCATTTACCCAAATCGGGTAAAGTAATACATGTCCATGAACGTAGTAAGAATTATGTACCACGTAAGGCGAAACCCAATCACAATATGACAACTCAGCAAATGTCGACAAGTATGAATAACACCATGATTCCCAATATGAATCATTCACCACGTGGCAATGTTACGGCTGGTGGTGGTATAGATCCTACGCCGTTCCAATACCATCATCCACAGATATATGCACCACCACCGGAACCTCTATTTGTTACTGTACCCCCTAGGCCACAGCGTGTCCTACATTCGGAagcctatataaaatatatctcCTCACTGCAGGGTACTACACATCagcaaaatgttcaaaattcttcaaattggaAGAGGGCTTTGACGCCTGTCACACCGGCCGAAATAACAAAACCCAAAAATCTGATGCCGTCACAATGGTTGGGTAAGTATGCCAGCAGTAATTTGGATGatgttgttaaatctctatgccACATGCGCAACTACATGATGAACGATGTACTACAGATTCAGCGTgcttttaatacattttaa